Proteins co-encoded in one Streptococcus ruminicola genomic window:
- a CDS encoding endonuclease MutS2, whose translation MNNRILEQLEFDKVKQLFAGYLQTEQGQDELRKLAPMTDSDRISRSFAEMSDMEQIFVEQHGFGLGSLRDISESMRRLELDADVNVSEIIDIKKILQVSAEVKHFYNDLENVNLTALNTLFEKIELLPSLQGSLQAINDGGFIENFASHELDRIRRQINHDESRVRQVLQDILKKQADHLTETLIASRNGRAVLPVKNSYRNRISGVVHDISASGSTVYIEPRAVVQLNEEITQLRADERHEMARILRELSNMLRPHTNIIRNNAWVLGHLDFVRAKFLFMQENKAVVPQLSTDKTVQLLQARHPLLTNPVANDLHFLDELTVIVITGPNTGGKTVMLKTLGLAQLMAQSGLPILADKGSKVAVFNEIFADIGDEQSIEQSLSTFSSHMTNIVDILAAADKDSLVLVDELGAGTDPQEGASLAISILEHLRLTQVKTMATTHYPELKAYGIETEFVENASMEFDTETLSPTYHFMQGVPGRSNAFEIARRLGLAEVIVNEAERLTDSDTDVNRIIERLEEQTHESRKRLDHIKEVEQDNLKFNRAVKKLYNEFSHAKDKELEKASAKAQEIVDKAMAESEEILKNLHHKASLKPHEVIEAKSQLKKLAPEVDLSKNKVLKKAKKLRAPRVGDDIIVTAYGQRGTLINQTKNGKWEAQVGLIKMTLKEDEFSLVKVQEEAQKPKKKQVHVVKKSKKSAGPRARLDLRGKRYEEAMQELDEFIDQALLNNMAQVDIIHGIGTGVIREGVTKYLRRNKHVKSFGYAPQNAGGSGCTIANLG comes from the coding sequence ATGAATAACAGAATTTTAGAACAGTTAGAATTTGATAAAGTCAAGCAACTTTTTGCTGGCTATTTACAAACTGAACAAGGGCAAGATGAATTGCGTAAGCTTGCTCCGATGACAGATTCTGACCGTATCTCACGTTCTTTTGCTGAAATGTCAGATATGGAACAGATTTTTGTTGAGCAACATGGCTTTGGTTTAGGCAGTTTACGTGATATTTCTGAAAGCATGCGTCGCTTGGAATTAGATGCGGATGTCAATGTTTCAGAGATTATTGATATTAAAAAAATCTTGCAAGTATCAGCAGAAGTTAAACATTTCTATAACGATTTGGAAAATGTTAACTTGACGGCTTTAAACACTCTTTTTGAGAAAATTGAGCTTTTACCAAGTCTGCAAGGAAGTTTACAAGCCATTAACGATGGTGGATTTATTGAGAATTTTGCAAGTCATGAATTAGACCGTATTCGTCGTCAAATCAATCATGATGAAAGCAGAGTTCGTCAAGTCTTGCAGGACATTTTGAAAAAACAAGCTGACCATTTGACAGAGACTTTGATTGCTAGTCGTAATGGCCGTGCGGTTTTGCCGGTGAAAAATAGCTACCGCAATCGCATCTCAGGGGTTGTGCATGATATTTCAGCATCAGGAAGCACGGTTTATATTGAGCCGCGTGCAGTGGTGCAACTAAATGAAGAAATCACACAATTACGCGCAGATGAACGCCATGAAATGGCTCGTATTTTACGCGAATTGTCAAATATGCTTCGTCCACATACTAATATTATTCGCAACAATGCTTGGGTTCTAGGACACTTGGATTTTGTACGTGCAAAATTTCTTTTCATGCAGGAAAACAAAGCAGTTGTTCCACAATTATCCACAGATAAGACCGTTCAGCTCTTACAAGCTCGTCACCCGTTGTTGACAAATCCAGTCGCAAATGACTTGCATTTCTTAGATGAATTGACAGTTATCGTCATCACTGGTCCAAATACTGGTGGTAAGACGGTTATGTTGAAAACTTTGGGATTAGCGCAGCTTATGGCACAATCAGGACTTCCAATCCTAGCTGACAAAGGTAGTAAAGTGGCTGTCTTTAATGAGATTTTTGCTGATATAGGTGATGAACAATCTATCGAGCAAAGCTTGTCAACATTCTCAAGCCATATGACAAATATTGTGGATATCTTGGCAGCAGCTGACAAAGATAGTTTGGTACTTGTGGATGAATTGGGGGCAGGTACTGACCCGCAAGAAGGAGCTAGCCTTGCCATTTCAATCTTGGAGCATTTGCGTTTGACACAAGTGAAAACCATGGCAACAACTCACTATCCTGAGCTAAAAGCTTACGGTATCGAGACAGAATTTGTTGAAAATGCCAGCATGGAATTTGACACAGAGACTCTGAGCCCAACTTATCATTTCATGCAAGGTGTGCCAGGGCGTTCAAATGCCTTTGAAATTGCCCGTCGATTAGGTCTTGCTGAAGTGATTGTCAACGAAGCAGAGCGTTTGACGGATTCTGATACGGATGTTAACCGCATCATCGAGCGTTTGGAAGAGCAAACGCATGAAAGTCGTAAACGTCTTGATCACATCAAAGAAGTGGAGCAAGATAACCTCAAATTCAACCGTGCGGTTAAGAAACTTTATAACGAATTCTCACACGCCAAAGATAAAGAACTTGAAAAAGCTTCTGCTAAGGCACAAGAAATTGTGGATAAAGCTATGGCTGAAAGTGAAGAAATCCTCAAAAATCTTCACCACAAAGCAAGCCTTAAACCACACGAAGTCATTGAAGCTAAAAGTCAGTTGAAAAAATTGGCACCTGAAGTTGATTTATCGAAAAATAAAGTTCTTAAGAAAGCCAAGAAATTGCGTGCACCGCGCGTGGGTGATGACATTATCGTCACAGCTTACGGTCAACGCGGAACCTTGATTAACCAAACCAAAAATGGTAAATGGGAAGCGCAAGTTGGTCTCATTAAGATGACGCTTAAAGAAGACGAATTTAGCCTTGTCAAAGTTCAAGAAGAAGCGCAAAAACCTAAGAAAAAACAAGTTCATGTGGTTAAGAAAAGCAAGAAATCTGCTGGACCACGTGCCCGACTTGATTTGCGTGGCAAACGCTACGAAGAAGCCATGCAAGAATTGGACGAATTTATCGACCAAGCCTTGCTTAACAACATGGCTCAAGTTGATATCATTCACGGTATCGGAACAGGTGTTATCCGTGAAGGGGTGACAAAATACCTTCGCCGCAACAAACATGTCAAATCATTCGGCTACGCCCCACAAAACGCAGGTGGCAGTGGCTGTACCATCGCAAATCTAGGGTAA
- a CDS encoding CvpA family protein produces the protein MLSVFILLILAWHFYIGYSRGIILQAYYFVASIVSLVVASRFYQALSEEITLWIPYSNAGQGASMNFFTDVNIFDLDRVYYAGVAFTAIYMLVYAIFRFIGILVHLAPVHHFDSVKLNCFSGIMAVLVALVFFGLVLTLLATVPMSMVQNLLSSSWIARLIINYFQPLTGVIKALWVTAILG, from the coding sequence ATGTTATCAGTTTTTATTTTGCTGATTTTAGCTTGGCATTTTTACATTGGCTATTCACGAGGTATTATCTTACAAGCTTACTATTTTGTAGCAAGTATTGTGTCATTAGTCGTGGCTAGTCGCTTTTATCAAGCATTGTCTGAAGAGATTACTTTATGGATTCCTTACTCAAATGCAGGGCAAGGTGCCAGCATGAATTTCTTCACGGACGTTAATATTTTTGATTTAGATAGAGTTTATTATGCTGGGGTGGCTTTCACAGCTATTTACATGTTGGTTTATGCCATCTTTCGTTTTATAGGGATTTTGGTGCATCTGGCACCAGTTCACCATTTTGATAGTGTCAAGCTTAATTGTTTTAGTGGCATCATGGCTGTTTTGGTAGCTTTAGTCTTCTTTGGCTTAGTCTTGACATTACTTGCAACTGTCCCGATGTCAATGGTTCAAAATCTTCTCTCAAGCAGCTGGATTGCACGTTTGATTATTAATTATTTCCAACCATTGACAGGTGTTATTAAGGCACTTTGGGTAACAGCCATTTTAGGATAA
- the zapA gene encoding cell division protein ZapA, which produces MESKNRYKFVFGEKSLTLTTDKDNLFMEEVERVAKEKYNTIKEKLPQADNETIAILMALNSLSTQLSREIEVEKMEKELTALRSEAIDDIKEKASKSDSDEE; this is translated from the coding sequence ATGGAAAGCAAAAATCGTTATAAATTCGTCTTTGGAGAAAAGTCGCTCACATTGACAACAGATAAGGATAACCTCTTCATGGAGGAAGTTGAGCGTGTAGCCAAAGAAAAATATAATACAATCAAAGAAAAATTACCACAAGCTGATAATGAAACGATTGCTATTTTGATGGCTCTCAATTCGCTTTCAACTCAGCTTAGTCGTGAGATTGAAGTTGAAAAAATGGAAAAAGAATTGACGGCTCTCCGTTCTGAGGCGATTGACGATATTAAGGAGAAAGCCAGCAAATCTGATTCTGATGAGGAATAA
- the rnhC gene encoding ribonuclease HIII codes for MNTIVIKLGKNDLQNLVKTLTSKQITNNNPYVTFAAKINGVTVLAYTSGKVVFQGSSAEEVASQFGYKASESSEKSSQSGQNMPLIGSDEVGNGSYFGGLAVVASFVTPDDHALLKKLGVDDSKNLTDSKIRQIAPILEEKIKHKALLLSPQKYNQVVGKGKMHNAVSVKVALHNQAIYLLLQDGVKPEKIVIDAFTSRQNYEKYLKNEVNHFDNPLTLEEKAEGKYLAVAVSSIIARNLFLENLDKLSQEVQYKLPSGAGSKSDKVASQILAAYGMPGLEHTAKLHFANTQKAQNLLKK; via the coding sequence ATGAATACAATTGTTATAAAACTAGGGAAAAATGACTTGCAAAACTTAGTCAAAACACTTACTAGTAAGCAAATCACAAACAACAACCCTTACGTCACTTTCGCCGCAAAAATCAATGGCGTCACAGTTCTTGCCTACACCTCTGGTAAGGTTGTCTTTCAAGGCAGTTCTGCTGAAGAGGTTGCTAGCCAATTTGGTTATAAAGCTTCTGAGTCATCTGAGAAAAGCAGCCAATCTGGGCAAAACATGCCACTTATCGGTTCAGACGAAGTTGGAAACGGGTCTTATTTTGGTGGCTTAGCTGTTGTTGCTAGTTTTGTAACACCTGATGACCACGCGCTGCTAAAGAAACTTGGTGTCGATGATTCTAAGAATTTAACGGATAGTAAGATTCGCCAAATCGCCCCAATCTTAGAAGAGAAAATCAAGCATAAAGCTCTGCTATTGTCCCCTCAAAAATACAACCAAGTCGTTGGAAAAGGTAAGATGCACAATGCAGTCTCTGTAAAAGTAGCTCTTCATAATCAAGCTATTTATCTGCTACTGCAAGATGGCGTAAAACCTGAAAAAATCGTGATTGATGCTTTTACTAGCCGTCAAAATTACGAAAAATACCTCAAAAATGAGGTAAATCACTTTGACAATCCTCTAACGCTAGAAGAAAAGGCTGAAGGAAAATACCTTGCTGTCGCAGTTAGCTCCATTATCGCCCGTAACCTTTTCTTGGAGAATTTAGATAAGCTAAGCCAAGAAGTACAGTACAAACTTCCAAGCGGTGCTGGTAGCAAATCCGATAAAGTAGCTAGTCAAATCCTAGCAGCTTACGGCATGCCTGGCTTAGAACACACTGCAAAACTCCACTTTGCAAACACCCAAAAAGCACAAAATTTATTAAAAAAATAA
- the lepB gene encoding signal peptidase I, protein MKQFIKEWGPFILFLIALGLVRLFLIQPVSVDGHSMDPTLADGERLIVLRTAKIDRFDIVVAKEKEGNKTKEIVKRVIGLPGDTITYKDDVLYVNGKKTSEPYLDKYQKAFEDDDLQDIYSYNTLFQQLAENSDAFTTAKDGSTEFTVKVPKNQYFLLGDDRIVSKDSREVGSFKKSAIVGEVKFRFWPLSKIGGVN, encoded by the coding sequence ATGAAACAATTCATCAAAGAATGGGGACCCTTTATCCTCTTTTTAATCGCCCTTGGTCTTGTTCGTCTTTTCCTTATCCAGCCTGTGAGTGTTGACGGTCATTCTATGGACCCTACGCTGGCTGACGGAGAACGCCTAATCGTTCTAAGAACTGCCAAAATCGATCGCTTTGATATTGTTGTAGCTAAGGAAAAAGAAGGCAACAAAACCAAAGAAATCGTTAAACGTGTTATCGGACTCCCAGGTGATACCATTACCTATAAAGATGATGTTCTTTACGTCAACGGTAAAAAGACAAGTGAACCTTACCTGGACAAGTACCAAAAAGCTTTTGAAGATGATGATTTACAAGACATTTACTCTTACAACACCTTATTCCAACAACTAGCTGAAAACTCTGATGCCTTCACCACTGCTAAAGACGGCAGCACTGAATTTACCGTCAAAGTTCCAAAAAATCAGTATTTCTTATTAGGTGATGACCGCATCGTTTCAAAAGACAGCCGTGAAGTTGGTTCCTTCAAAAAATCAGCTATCGTCGGCGAAGTCAAATTCCGCTTCTGGCCACTCTCAAAAATTGGAGGCGTCAACTAA
- the dinB gene encoding DNA polymerase IV produces MLIFPLINDTSRKIIHIDMDAFFASVEERDNPELKGKPVIIGSDPRKTGGRGVVSTCNYVARKFGVHSAMSSMEAYERCPQAIFISGNYQKYREIGMQIREIFKRYTDLVEPMSIDEAYLDVTENKRGIKSAIKIAKMIQYDIWQEVHLTCSAGVSYNKFLAKLASDYDKPKGLTLVLPEDAQDFLKKLPIEKFHGVGKKSVEKLHQMGVFTGADLLEIPEMTLIDHFGRFGYDLYRKARGISNSPVRPNRIRKSIGSERTYSKLLYEDADIKSEISKNTRRVVDSLMRNNKVGRTVVLKVRYADFSTLTKRKTLDDVTNDFEVIDQAAHAIFDSLEESKSGVRLLGVTITGLEDNIRPLNLF; encoded by the coding sequence ATGCTTATTTTTCCATTAATTAATGATACTTCTCGAAAAATTATTCATATTGATATGGATGCCTTTTTTGCGTCAGTGGAAGAAAGGGATAATCCAGAACTCAAAGGAAAGCCTGTTATTATCGGTTCTGACCCACGTAAGACTGGTGGACGCGGTGTCGTGTCAACTTGTAACTATGTGGCAAGAAAATTTGGCGTGCATTCTGCCATGTCATCGATGGAAGCTTATGAGCGATGTCCACAAGCTATTTTCATTTCTGGTAACTACCAAAAATACCGAGAGATTGGAATGCAAATTCGTGAGATTTTCAAGCGTTACACTGACTTGGTTGAACCCATGTCCATTGATGAAGCTTACTTGGATGTCACTGAAAATAAGCGTGGCATCAAGTCAGCGATTAAAATCGCTAAAATGATTCAATATGATATTTGGCAAGAAGTTCACTTGACTTGTTCAGCCGGTGTCTCTTATAACAAATTTCTAGCTAAACTAGCTTCGGATTATGATAAACCGAAAGGTTTAACCTTAGTATTGCCAGAAGATGCGCAGGATTTCTTGAAAAAATTACCAATTGAAAAGTTTCATGGTGTTGGTAAAAAATCAGTTGAAAAACTACATCAAATGGGTGTTTTTACGGGGGCGGATTTATTAGAAATACCAGAGATGACCTTGATTGATCATTTCGGGCGCTTTGGTTATGATTTGTACCGTAAAGCGCGAGGTATTTCAAATTCACCAGTCAGACCCAATCGTATTCGAAAATCTATTGGGAGTGAACGTACCTACAGTAAATTACTGTACGAGGATGCTGATATTAAGTCGGAGATTTCAAAAAATACACGTCGAGTTGTGGACAGCTTAATGCGAAATAATAAAGTTGGTCGCACTGTCGTTTTGAAGGTTCGATACGCGGATTTTTCGACTTTAACCAAGCGTAAAACACTAGATGATGTCACCAATGATTTTGAGGTGATTGACCAAGCTGCTCATGCGATATTTGACAGCTTAGAAGAATCAAAATCTGGTGTGCGTCTTCTGGGGGTTACTATCACGGGATTAGAAGATAATATTCGTCCATTAAATCTCTTTTAA
- the pflB gene encoding formate C-acetyltransferase: MATVKTNADVFEKAWEGFKGTDWKEKASVSRFVQANYTPYDGDESFLAPATERSLKIKKIIEDTKAKYEATRFPMDTRPTSIADIPAGYISKDDELIYGIQNDELFKLNFMPKGGIRMAETALKEHGYEPDPAVHEIFTKYTTTVNDGIFRAYTSNIRRARHAHTVTGLPDAYSRGRIIGVYARLALYGADYLMQEKVNDWNAITEIDEESIRLREEVNMQYQALGEVVKLGDLYGLDVRKPAMNVKEAIQWVNIAFMAVCRVINGAATSLGRVPIVLDIFAERDLARGTFTESEIQEFVDDFVLKLRTVKFARTKAYDELYSGDPTFITTSMAGMGADGRHRVTKMDYRFLHTLDNIGNAPEPNLTVLWTDKLPYSFRRYCMKMSHKHSSIQYEGVTTMAKDGYGEMSCISCCVSPLDPENEEQRHNIQYFGARVNVLKALLTGLNGGYDDVHKDYKVFDIEPVRDEILDFETVKANFEKSLDWLTSTYVDALNIIHYMTDKYNYEAVQMAFLPTKQRANMGFGICGFANTVDTLSAIKYATVKPIRDEDGYIYDYETTGDFPRWGEDDPRSNELAEWLVEAYTTRLRSHKLYKNAEATVSLLTITSNVAYSKQTGNSPVHKGVYLNEDGTVNLSKLEFFSPGANPSNKARGGWLQNLNSLASLDFSYAADGISLTTQVSPRALGKTFDEQVDNLVTILDGYFENGGQHVNLNVMDLKDVYDKIMNGEDVIVRISGYCVNTKYLTKEQKTELTQRVFHEVLSMDDVAETVAAK; the protein is encoded by the coding sequence ATGGCGACTGTTAAAACAAATGCAGATGTTTTTGAAAAAGCCTGGGAAGGCTTTAAAGGTACTGACTGGAAAGAAAAAGCCAGCGTTTCTCGTTTCGTACAAGCTAACTACACACCTTATGATGGTGATGAAAGCTTCTTAGCTCCAGCTACTGAACGCTCTCTTAAAATCAAAAAAATCATTGAAGATACAAAAGCTAAATACGAAGCAACTCGTTTCCCAATGGACACTCGTCCAACATCAATCGCAGATATTCCTGCCGGCTATATTTCAAAAGACGATGAATTAATCTACGGTATTCAAAATGATGAGTTGTTCAAATTGAATTTCATGCCAAAAGGTGGTATCCGTATGGCAGAAACAGCACTTAAAGAACATGGTTATGAACCAGATCCTGCTGTTCATGAAATTTTCACAAAATACACTACTACAGTAAATGACGGAATTTTCCGCGCTTATACATCTAATATCCGCCGTGCGCGTCACGCACACACTGTAACTGGTCTTCCAGATGCTTACTCTCGTGGACGTATCATCGGTGTTTACGCACGTCTAGCTCTTTATGGTGCTGACTACTTAATGCAAGAAAAAGTTAACGACTGGAACGCTATCACTGAAATCGACGAAGAATCTATCCGTCTTCGCGAAGAAGTAAACATGCAATACCAAGCTCTTGGTGAAGTTGTTAAACTTGGTGACCTTTACGGACTTGATGTTCGTAAACCAGCCATGAACGTTAAAGAAGCTATCCAATGGGTTAACATTGCTTTCATGGCAGTTTGTCGTGTTATCAATGGTGCCGCCACTTCTCTAGGACGTGTGCCAATCGTTCTTGATATCTTTGCTGAACGTGACCTTGCTCGTGGTACTTTCACAGAATCAGAAATCCAAGAATTTGTCGATGACTTTGTCTTGAAACTTCGTACTGTAAAATTTGCTCGTACTAAAGCTTACGACGAACTTTACTCTGGTGACCCAACATTCATCACTACATCTATGGCTGGTATGGGTGCTGACGGTCGTCACCGTGTTACTAAAATGGACTACCGTTTCTTGCACACACTTGATAACATCGGTAACGCTCCAGAACCAAACTTGACAGTTCTTTGGACTGATAAATTGCCATATTCATTCCGTCGCTACTGTATGAAAATGTCACACAAACACTCTTCAATCCAATACGAAGGTGTAACAACAATGGCTAAAGACGGTTATGGTGAAATGTCATGTATCTCATGTTGTGTATCACCACTTGACCCAGAAAACGAAGAACAACGTCACAACATCCAATACTTTGGTGCTCGTGTAAACGTCCTTAAAGCTCTTCTTACTGGTTTGAACGGTGGTTACGATGATGTTCACAAAGACTACAAAGTATTTGACATCGAACCAGTTCGTGACGAAATCCTTGATTTCGAAACTGTTAAAGCTAACTTTGAAAAATCTCTTGATTGGTTGACTTCAACTTACGTAGATGCTCTTAACATCATTCACTACATGACTGATAAATACAACTACGAAGCTGTTCAAATGGCATTCTTGCCAACTAAACAACGTGCCAACATGGGATTCGGTATCTGTGGTTTTGCCAATACTGTTGATACTTTGTCAGCAATCAAATATGCTACCGTTAAACCAATCCGCGACGAAGATGGCTACATTTACGATTACGAAACAACTGGTGACTTCCCTCGTTGGGGTGAAGATGACCCTCGTTCTAACGAACTTGCCGAATGGTTGGTAGAGGCTTACACTACTCGTCTTCGTAGCCATAAACTTTACAAGAACGCTGAAGCTACTGTATCACTTCTTACAATCACTTCAAACGTTGCTTACTCTAAACAAACTGGTAACTCTCCAGTTCACAAAGGTGTTTACCTTAACGAAGATGGTACCGTAAACCTTTCTAAACTTGAATTCTTCTCACCAGGTGCCAACCCATCTAACAAAGCTCGTGGTGGTTGGTTACAAAACTTGAACTCTCTTGCAAGCCTTGACTTCTCATATGCTGCAGATGGTATCTCACTTACAACTCAAGTTTCTCCACGCGCTCTCGGTAAGACATTTGATGAACAAGTTGATAACTTGGTAACTATCCTTGATGGTTACTTCGAAAACGGTGGACAACACGTTAACTTGAACGTCATGGACCTTAAAGATGTTTATGACAAGATTATGAATGGTGAAGATGTTATCGTTCGTATCTCAGGTTACTGTGTCAACACTAAATACCTTACTAAAGAACAAAAGACAGAATTGACACAACGCGTCTTCCACGAAGTTCTTTCAATGGATGATGTTGCTGAAACTGTTGCTGCTAAATAA
- a CDS encoding GNAT family N-acetyltransferase, with amino-acid sequence MKIKQTRNTLSDTYLDAMKIRQIVFVKGQGVPLSLEIDKNEAYCLHFVLYNDLGNAVATCRILPNQDHSKATLQRMAVLPDQQGKHFGKHLLEEIITFCKQQGFKEIILHAQLTAKGFYDKLGFTPFGEEFEEAGIQHISMMKTL; translated from the coding sequence ATGAAAATCAAACAAACCAGAAACACACTTTCAGATACCTACTTGGATGCCATGAAAATCCGTCAAATCGTTTTTGTAAAAGGACAAGGTGTTCCTTTATCTCTTGAAATTGATAAAAACGAAGCTTATTGCCTGCATTTTGTTCTTTATAATGACTTAGGAAATGCTGTCGCTACTTGCCGTATTTTGCCAAATCAAGACCACAGCAAAGCCACCTTGCAGCGTATGGCTGTTCTTCCTGACCAACAAGGAAAGCATTTTGGAAAACACCTTCTAGAAGAGATCATCACTTTTTGTAAACAACAAGGCTTTAAAGAAATAATTCTCCATGCGCAATTAACCGCAAAAGGCTTTTACGATAAACTTGGCTTTACTCCTTTTGGTGAAGAATTTGAAGAAGCAGGCATCCAACATATCAGCATGATGAAAACTTTATAA
- a CDS encoding DUF1269 domain-containing protein, giving the protein MADVLTVVFNVESEAYQAFSELKAFKQDSHTQIAQIALVKNENGKITIKDSVDFDDTSHEYATIGGIVGGLIGILSGPIGVIIGYGIGSLAGAASGSMTDATDNSLIEEVTTKLLDGDVAVIALVHEEDESILNHVFAPYKTNIMRWDAVALAREVELAGQVQDELYDKVQEDMNERRVNHLKEQGNDIAEAIKAKFRRLRGKE; this is encoded by the coding sequence ATGGCAGATGTACTTACTGTTGTTTTCAATGTTGAAAGTGAAGCTTATCAAGCATTTTCAGAATTAAAAGCTTTCAAGCAAGACAGCCACACCCAAATCGCACAAATTGCCTTGGTCAAGAATGAAAATGGTAAAATCACTATCAAAGATTCTGTTGATTTTGATGATACCAGCCATGAATATGCAACGATTGGTGGCATTGTCGGTGGTTTGATTGGTATCTTGAGCGGACCGATTGGTGTTATTATCGGCTACGGTATCGGAAGTCTTGCTGGTGCTGCGAGTGGTAGTATGACAGATGCTACTGACAATAGCTTGATTGAAGAAGTGACAACTAAGCTACTTGATGGCGATGTTGCTGTTATTGCTTTGGTGCATGAAGAGGACGAAAGTATATTGAACCATGTCTTTGCTCCTTATAAGACTAATATTATGCGTTGGGATGCTGTTGCCCTTGCTCGCGAAGTTGAACTTGCAGGTCAAGTTCAAGATGAACTTTATGATAAGGTTCAAGAAGACATGAATGAACGTCGTGTCAATCATTTAAAAGAACAGGGAAATGATATTGCAGAAGCCATTAAGGCTAAGTTCCGTCGCTTAAGAGGAAAAGAATAG
- a CDS encoding serine hydrolase domain-containing protein: MTDLLDIINNQIDRNIYHGASLALFKDNQWNEHYIGTIDGKTPVVSGLVYDLASVSKVVGVGTVVISLVREGMLDIDAPLKQYYPDFHEEKLTLRQLLTHSSGINPFIPNRDALNAKELKEAINHITVEDKKDFLYTDINFLLLGFMLEGIFGKSLDEIFKEKVFEPFDMTKTGFGPVKGAVPTVAGISDGVVHDPKARVLKNHAGSAGLFSNLADLEKLCQHYLTDDFARDIWQNFSHANKERSLAWNKEGDWLDHTGYTGTYVAINRKEQKATIFLTNRTYSYDDRPLWIKERQKISNWIQENF, translated from the coding sequence ATGACAGATTTGCTAGACATTATCAATAATCAAATCGATCGCAATATTTATCATGGAGCTAGTTTAGCTCTTTTTAAAGACAATCAATGGAATGAGCATTATATTGGAACGATTGATGGTAAGACTCCTGTTGTTTCTGGTTTAGTTTATGATCTGGCCTCTGTATCTAAGGTGGTTGGTGTCGGAACGGTTGTTATTTCACTTGTCCGTGAAGGAATGTTGGATATTGATGCACCGCTTAAGCAGTATTATCCTGATTTTCATGAGGAAAAACTGACGCTTCGCCAGCTCTTAACACATAGCAGTGGAATTAATCCTTTTATTCCGAATCGTGATGCACTTAACGCCAAGGAGTTAAAAGAGGCTATTAATCACATTACGGTAGAAGATAAAAAAGATTTCTTGTACACAGATATTAACTTTTTATTGCTTGGTTTCATGTTAGAAGGTATTTTTGGAAAATCTTTAGATGAGATTTTCAAGGAAAAAGTGTTTGAACCTTTTGACATGACTAAGACAGGTTTTGGACCAGTTAAAGGTGCTGTGCCAACGGTAGCAGGGATTTCTGACGGAGTTGTCCATGACCCTAAAGCTAGGGTGCTTAAAAATCACGCTGGCTCAGCTGGGCTATTTTCTAATCTAGCTGACCTTGAAAAGCTGTGTCAGCATTATCTGACGGATGATTTTGCGCGTGATATTTGGCAAAACTTTAGTCATGCTAATAAAGAACGCTCGCTGGCTTGGAATAAAGAGGGAGATTGGCTTGACCACACAGGTTATACGGGGACTTATGTGGCTATTAATCGCAAAGAACAAAAAGCGACGATTTTCTTAACTAATAGGACCTATTCTTACGATGATCGTCCGCTTTGGATTAAAGAACGTCAGAAAATTTCTAACTGGATTCAGGAAAATTTTTAA